The following coding sequences are from one uncultured Bacteroides sp. window:
- the rnc gene encoding ribonuclease III, with protein MLRNKIDKIRLLFRKDRESYFCFYQILGFYPHNISIYEQALLHKSSSLRSEKGKPINNERLEFLGDAILDAIVADIVYHHFDGKREGFLTNTRSKIVQRDTLNKLAVEIGLDKLIKSSAHSSSHNSYMYGNAFEAFIGAIYIDRGYKHCQSFVANKIIKRYIDLEKLSRKEVNFKSKLIEWGQKNKMEISFELIEQFLDPEFNPVFQTEVLVERISGGTGIGYSKKESQQNAAQMTLKKIRTNPLFLKSVEENKALLNAKTEEKENLEENSENIESQEDTLSNESVDQNIPKE; from the coding sequence GTGTTACGTAATAAGATAGATAAAATAAGGCTCCTGTTCCGAAAGGACAGAGAGTCTTATTTTTGTTTTTATCAAATACTAGGATTCTATCCACACAACATTAGTATTTATGAGCAAGCATTGCTACATAAATCCAGTTCTCTACGCTCTGAGAAAGGCAAACCAATAAACAACGAGCGGTTAGAATTTTTAGGTGATGCCATTTTGGATGCTATTGTTGCAGATATTGTCTACCATCATTTTGACGGAAAAAGGGAAGGCTTCTTGACTAATACCCGATCTAAAATAGTACAAAGAGACACCCTTAATAAATTAGCCGTTGAGATAGGACTAGATAAATTAATAAAATCATCTGCACATTCATCTTCTCACAATAGCTACATGTACGGAAATGCTTTTGAAGCATTTATCGGCGCCATTTATATAGATCGGGGATATAAACACTGCCAGAGTTTCGTAGCCAACAAGATAATAAAACGCTATATTGACCTTGAAAAATTATCGCGTAAAGAGGTTAATTTTAAGTCAAAACTCATAGAGTGGGGACAAAAAAACAAAATGGAGATTTCATTTGAACTCATTGAGCAGTTTCTTGATCCGGAATTCAATCCGGTATTCCAAACAGAAGTACTTGTAGAAAGAATATCAGGCGGAACGGGTATAGGATATTCAAAAAAAGAGTCCCAACAAAATGCGGCTCAAATGACACTAAAAAAAATCAGAACTAACCCCCTTTTTTTAAAAAGTGTAGAAGAAAACAAAGCATTGCTGAATGCGAAAACTGAAGAAAAAGAAAATTTAGAAGAAAACTCTGAAAATATCGAGAGCCAAGAAGACACTCTCTCCAATGAAAGTGTAGATCAAAACATACCAAAAGAATAA
- a CDS encoding glycosyltransferase family 9 protein — protein sequence MAKILIIRFSAIGDVAMTVPVLYSWAMQHPENEAVVLSRPSLAPLFSRLPDNVSFYSADLKGKHQGFRGLYTLFKELRMLNFDAVLDLHNVLRTKFLSLLFRLSGINVYTMAKGRWEKRKLTRRKNKILVNQKNSFQRYANVFEQAGFPVLLNFTSIYGHEKGDISQIGNVTGEKGNLKWVGIAPFSKHRGKTYPLELQEQVVAHFAKESNVKVFLFGGGKEEEDCFKKWTDKYPEVVSLIGKLTMNTELALMSHLDVMLSMDSANMHMASLVNIPVVSIWGATHPYAGFMGWKQLPTNTVQMSDLACRPCSVFGQKPCFRGDYACLYRIKPERVIDKIESIIL from the coding sequence ATGGCAAAAATTCTGATCATTCGTTTTTCTGCTATAGGCGATGTTGCGATGACTGTGCCTGTGTTGTACTCATGGGCTATGCAACATCCAGAAAATGAAGCCGTTGTCTTAAGTCGCCCTTCATTAGCACCTCTTTTTAGTCGTTTACCTGATAACGTTAGCTTTTATAGTGCGGATCTTAAAGGTAAGCATCAAGGATTTAGAGGACTTTATACTCTTTTCAAAGAATTGAGAATGTTGAACTTTGATGCTGTTCTTGATCTGCATAACGTTTTGCGTACAAAGTTTTTATCTCTTTTATTTAGGCTTTCCGGCATTAATGTATATACGATGGCTAAGGGGAGGTGGGAAAAAAGAAAACTGACTCGTCGCAAAAACAAGATTTTAGTTAATCAAAAAAACTCTTTTCAGCGATATGCTAATGTTTTTGAACAAGCAGGCTTCCCTGTTCTACTTAACTTTACTTCTATTTATGGACACGAGAAGGGCGATATTAGCCAGATTGGAAATGTGACAGGAGAAAAAGGCAATTTGAAATGGGTTGGGATTGCTCCATTTTCTAAGCATCGCGGAAAAACTTATCCTTTGGAACTACAAGAACAAGTTGTGGCTCACTTTGCGAAAGAAAGCAATGTTAAAGTGTTCCTGTTTGGTGGAGGCAAGGAAGAAGAAGATTGTTTTAAGAAATGGACTGATAAATATCCTGAAGTTGTATCTTTGATCGGGAAACTCACGATGAATACAGAGCTAGCATTGATGAGCCATTTAGATGTGATGCTATCAATGGACTCTGCCAATATGCATATGGCGTCGTTAGTGAATATCCCAGTAGTATCCATTTGGGGAGCTACACATCCTTATGCTGGCTTTATGGGTTGGAAACAATTGCCAACCAATACAGTACAAATGAGTGACTTAGCTTGTCGCCCTTGTTCGGTATTTGGCCAAAAACCTTGTTTTCGAGGTGATTATGCTTGCTTATATCGCATAAAGCCGGAAAGAGTGATTGATAAGATAGAGAGTATAATTCTTTGA
- a CDS encoding DUF4254 domain-containing protein: protein MSFSKLCNDIFLKSTMDYHVVDSVDAPMKNPYEIKTIEYYLYLKNWIDAVQWHFEDIIRDPLIDPVEALTLKRRIDKSNQDRTDLVELIDSYFLDQYKSVMVNADATINTESPAWAIDRLSILALKIYHMHQEVERTDTNEEHLNQCKTKLNILLEQQKDLSLAIDQLIADIESGKKYMKVYKQMKMYNDPALNPVLYAKK from the coding sequence ATGTCATTTAGTAAGCTTTGCAACGATATCTTCCTGAAATCTACTATGGATTATCATGTTGTTGATAGCGTAGATGCTCCAATGAAAAACCCTTACGAGATTAAAACGATTGAGTATTATCTTTATTTGAAGAATTGGATAGATGCTGTGCAATGGCATTTTGAAGATATCATTCGTGATCCTTTGATTGATCCAGTAGAAGCTTTGACATTAAAACGTAGGATAGATAAATCCAATCAAGATCGTACTGATTTGGTGGAACTTATTGATAGTTATTTCCTTGATCAATATAAATCGGTGATGGTCAATGCTGATGCAACAATTAATACAGAGAGCCCTGCATGGGCGATAGATCGTCTTTCTATTTTGGCTCTTAAAATTTATCATATGCATCAGGAGGTAGAACGCACTGATACTAATGAAGAACATTTAAATCAATGTAAGACCAAGCTAAACATACTTTTGGAACAGCAAAAAGACTTATCGTTAGCGATAGATCAACTAATTGCTGATATTGAGAGTGGTAAGAAATATATGAAGGTCTACAAACAGATGAAGATGTATAATGATCCGGCACTGAACCCTGTGCTTTATGCAAAGAAATAG
- the fabF gene encoding beta-ketoacyl-ACP synthase II — protein MELKRVVVTGLGAITPIGNNIPEFWENLVNGVSGAGPITHFDASLFKTQFACEVKNFDATKYVDRKEARKMDLYTQYAVAVAKEAVADSGLDIENEDLNRIGVIFGAGIGGIKTFEEEIAQYYTHKDQGPRFNPFFIPKMISDIAAGQISIMYGFHGPNYATCSACATSTNAIADAFNLIRLGKANVIVSGGAEAAITPGGMGGFNAMHAISTRNDEPQKASRPFSASRDGFVMGEGGGCLILEELEHAKARGAKIYAEVAGTGLSADAYHLTASHPEGLGAKLVMTNALEDAEMKPEEVDYINVHGTSTPVGDISEAKAIKEIFGEHAFQLNISATKSMTGHLLGAAGAVESIASILAIKHGIVPPTINYTEGDNDENIDYNLNLTFNKAQKREVNVALSNTFGFGGHNACAIFKKYAE, from the coding sequence ATGGAATTAAAAAGAGTCGTAGTAACAGGTCTTGGCGCCATTACTCCCATTGGCAACAACATTCCCGAATTTTGGGAAAATCTTGTGAACGGAGTTAGCGGAGCAGGACCTATTACTCATTTTGATGCATCGCTATTCAAGACCCAGTTTGCATGCGAAGTAAAAAACTTCGATGCAACTAAATACGTCGACCGCAAAGAGGCAAGAAAGATGGATTTATACACTCAGTATGCCGTCGCTGTTGCTAAAGAAGCTGTTGCCGACTCTGGGCTTGACATAGAGAATGAAGATCTAAACAGAATCGGCGTTATCTTTGGCGCCGGTATTGGGGGGATCAAAACTTTTGAAGAAGAAATCGCTCAATATTACACACACAAGGATCAAGGACCAAGATTTAATCCGTTCTTTATCCCTAAGATGATTTCGGATATTGCTGCCGGTCAGATTTCTATCATGTATGGATTTCATGGCCCTAATTACGCCACATGTTCAGCTTGTGCAACTTCAACCAACGCTATTGCCGATGCTTTCAACTTGATTCGTCTAGGAAAAGCAAACGTAATAGTAAGTGGAGGAGCTGAAGCTGCAATTACTCCCGGAGGTATGGGTGGTTTTAATGCCATGCATGCTATCTCAACCCGTAACGACGAACCGCAAAAGGCTTCACGCCCATTCAGTGCTTCTCGTGACGGATTTGTAATGGGAGAAGGCGGAGGCTGCCTTATTCTTGAAGAGTTAGAGCACGCTAAAGCGCGCGGTGCGAAGATCTATGCAGAAGTAGCCGGTACTGGTTTATCTGCTGATGCTTATCACCTAACGGCTTCTCATCCTGAAGGACTTGGCGCGAAATTGGTAATGACGAATGCGTTGGAAGATGCTGAAATGAAACCGGAAGAAGTTGATTATATCAACGTTCACGGAACTTCTACTCCTGTAGGAGATATTTCAGAAGCAAAAGCCATCAAAGAAATCTTTGGTGAACATGCTTTCCAATTAAATATCAGCGCTACCAAATCGATGACAGGTCATCTATTAGGTGCCGCAGGTGCTGTAGAATCTATCGCAAGTATTCTTGCCATCAAACATGGCATTGTACCTCCCACTATTAATTATACTGAAGGTGATAACGATGAGAATATAGATTATAATCTTAACCTCACATTTAATAAAGCACAAAAACGTGAAGTGAATGTAGCTTTATCTAACACTTTCGGATTCGGTGGACACAATGCTTGTGCTATTTTCAAAAAATACGCAGAATAG
- a CDS encoding GH3 auxin-responsive promoter family protein has product MNSTKIISKFFNSRLKEIDLFTTEAADIQHRVLNRLLKEAAHTEWGRKYDYQSISNYEEFKNRLPIQTYDDVKPYVERLRKGEKNLIWPSEIRWFAKSSGTTNDKSKFLPVSKESLKDIHYKGGADAVALYFRMNPESRFFSGKGLILGGSHSPNLNSKHSLVGDLSAILIQNVNPLVNFIRVPSKKVALMNEWESKIEAIANSTIKANVTSLSGVPSWLLVLIKSILEKTGKQTLEEVWPNLEVFFHGGVSFTPYRDQYKQVIHSDKMHYIETYNASEGYFGTQNDLSDPAMLLMIDYGIFYEFIPLEEVEKENPKIYCLEEVELNKNYALVISTSCGLWRYMIGDTVKFTNNRPYKFVITGRTKHFINAFGEELIIDNAEKGLAKACAETGAQVCEYSAAPVFMDSNAKCRHQWIIEFAKKPDSIDLFASILDTTLKEVNSDYEAKRWKDIALQPLEVIPARKGLFHDWLKDKGKLGGQHKVPRLCNNRQYIEEMISLNQQA; this is encoded by the coding sequence ATGAATAGCACTAAAATCATAAGTAAATTTTTTAACTCTCGTTTAAAAGAAATAGACTTATTTACAACAGAAGCAGCCGACATTCAACATCGTGTATTGAATCGTCTGCTCAAAGAAGCTGCCCATACCGAATGGGGAAGAAAATATGACTATCAGTCTATTTCCAACTATGAAGAGTTTAAAAATCGCTTACCTATACAGACTTATGACGACGTAAAACCTTACGTAGAACGCTTACGTAAAGGAGAAAAGAACCTCATATGGCCTTCCGAAATTCGATGGTTTGCCAAATCATCAGGAACAACAAACGACAAAAGCAAATTTCTACCTGTAAGCAAAGAATCACTCAAAGACATTCATTACAAAGGCGGAGCTGATGCTGTAGCGCTTTACTTCAGGATGAACCCAGAAAGTCGTTTTTTTTCAGGAAAAGGATTAATATTGGGAGGAAGCCACAGCCCTAACCTAAACTCAAAACACAGCTTAGTTGGTGATTTATCTGCTATTCTAATACAAAATGTCAACCCATTAGTTAATTTCATTCGCGTTCCTAGCAAAAAAGTTGCTTTAATGAACGAATGGGAAAGCAAAATTGAAGCAATAGCTAATAGTACTATTAAAGCTAATGTTACAAGCCTTTCAGGAGTACCATCATGGTTATTAGTACTAATCAAAAGTATACTTGAAAAAACAGGCAAACAAACGCTTGAAGAAGTATGGCCTAACCTTGAAGTATTCTTCCACGGAGGAGTTAGCTTTACTCCCTATCGTGATCAATACAAACAAGTGATCCACTCCGATAAGATGCATTACATAGAAACGTACAATGCATCCGAAGGGTACTTTGGCACGCAAAACGACTTATCCGACCCAGCAATGTTGCTTATGATTGATTACGGCATTTTCTATGAATTCATTCCTCTTGAAGAGGTAGAAAAAGAAAATCCGAAGATATATTGCTTGGAAGAAGTAGAACTTAATAAAAATTATGCATTAGTCATCTCCACATCTTGTGGCTTATGGAGATATATGATCGGTGATACAGTGAAGTTCACAAATAATCGCCCTTATAAGTTTGTTATTACAGGGCGTACCAAACATTTTATTAATGCTTTCGGAGAAGAATTGATTATTGATAATGCTGAAAAAGGTCTAGCTAAAGCTTGTGCCGAAACGGGAGCTCAAGTTTGCGAATATTCCGCTGCACCCGTATTTATGGATTCAAATGCCAAATGTCGCCATCAATGGATTATAGAGTTTGCAAAAAAGCCTGATTCTATCGATCTTTTTGCATCCATCCTTGATACCACATTAAAAGAAGTAAATTCGGATTATGAAGCCAAGCGGTGGAAAGACATTGCCCTACAACCACTCGAAGTAATACCTGCTCGCAAAGGTCTTTTCCATGATTGGTTAAAAGACAAAGGAAAATTAGGAGGTCAGCATAAGGTTCCACGCTTATGTAACAATAGACAATATATAGAAGAAATGATTTCTCTCAACCAACAGGCTTAA
- a CDS encoding acyl carrier protein, whose product MSEIASRVKAIIVDKLGVEESEVTTEASFTNDLGADSLDTVELIMEFEKEFGISIPDDQAEKIGTVGDAVSYIEEHAK is encoded by the coding sequence ATGTCTGAAATTGCATCAAGAGTGAAAGCGATTATCGTTGATAAATTAGGCGTAGAAGAATCAGAAGTTACTACTGAAGCAAGCTTCACAAACGACTTGGGAGCTGATTCTCTTGACACGGTTGAACTTATCATGGAATTCGAAAAAGAATTTGGTATCTCTATCCCGGATGATCAAGCAGAAAAGATCGGAACTGTAGGTGACGCTGTTTCTTATATCGAAGAACACGCAAAGTAA
- a CDS encoding ATP-dependent 6-phosphofructokinase, with protein sequence MRIGILTAGGDCPGINATIRGVCKTAIHHYGMEVLGIHSGFQGLIDIDVESFTDKSLSGLLNQGGTVLGTSREKPFKKSGLASGINKPELIAENIEKLGLDCIVCIGGNGTQKTAAKFADMGVNIVSVPKTIDNDIWGTDFSFGFDTAVTIATDAIDRLHSTASSHKRVMVIEVMGHKAGWIALYSGMAGGGDVILLPEIPYRMEAINETVMNRLKRGKPYSIVVVAEGILTDGTKRAAEYIAQEIQLATGIETRETVLGYVQRGGSPTPFDRNLSTRMGGHATDLIANRQFGRMIALVGDEITSIPLRDVAGKLKLVDESQDLIVQGRRMGVCFG encoded by the coding sequence ATGAGAATAGGTATCTTGACTGCAGGAGGAGATTGCCCGGGTATTAATGCTACTATTCGTGGCGTGTGTAAAACAGCGATTCATCATTATGGAATGGAAGTGCTTGGAATACATAGTGGATTTCAGGGACTGATAGATATAGATGTTGAGAGCTTTACTGATAAATCTTTGTCCGGGCTGCTGAATCAGGGAGGTACAGTTCTCGGTACTTCCCGAGAAAAGCCTTTTAAGAAGTCAGGTTTGGCTTCTGGTATAAATAAGCCTGAATTGATCGCCGAAAATATAGAGAAACTAGGATTGGATTGTATCGTTTGTATAGGTGGTAACGGGACTCAAAAAACGGCTGCAAAGTTTGCTGATATGGGGGTTAATATTGTTTCTGTGCCTAAAACTATTGATAATGATATTTGGGGCACAGATTTTTCTTTCGGCTTTGATACGGCTGTAACGATTGCTACTGACGCTATTGATCGTCTTCATTCTACGGCTAGTTCACATAAGCGAGTTATGGTTATTGAAGTGATGGGGCATAAAGCTGGTTGGATTGCTCTCTATTCAGGTATGGCTGGTGGAGGAGATGTGATTCTTCTTCCGGAAATACCTTATCGGATGGAAGCAATTAATGAGACAGTAATGAATCGTCTTAAACGAGGAAAGCCTTACTCCATAGTGGTTGTTGCAGAAGGTATACTGACTGATGGAACGAAACGTGCGGCGGAGTATATTGCCCAAGAAATTCAATTGGCAACGGGTATAGAAACTCGTGAAACAGTATTAGGTTATGTTCAACGAGGAGGTTCGCCTACACCGTTTGATCGCAATCTTTCTACTCGCATGGGTGGACATGCCACTGATTTAATTGCTAATAGGCAATTTGGTCGTATGATTGCCTTAGTTGGCGATGAGATTACTTCTATACCTTTGAGAGACGTTGCCGGTAAGTTGAAATTGGTTGATGAAAGTCAAGATTTGATAGTGCAAGGACGTCGCATGGGGGTTTGTTTTGGTTAA
- the pdxB gene encoding 4-phosphoerythronate dehydrogenase PdxB — protein sequence MKVIVDNKIPYINKAIEKIADKVIYASGKDFTPELVHDADALIIRTRTQCNKHLLEGSKVRFIATATIGYDHIDTAYCHEAGIEWKNAPGCNAASVAQYIESVLLILQKERNINLRSSTIGIIGVGNVGSKIEMVARKLGMRILKNDLPREKKEGKEGFTDLEVIAKECDIITFHTPLHPEGEYKTFHLANKMFFQSLKRKPVIINTSRGEVIETQTLLDALNEEMITEAIIDVWEKEPQINLELLKKVFIGTPHIAGYSADGKANATQMALEALCAHFNIIPNFKILPPEPDKKIIHTYNRTEALLQIYNPIRDNNALKKNPELFEQLRGDYPLRREEEAYNIIIESDSK from the coding sequence ATGAAAGTTATTGTAGATAATAAGATACCTTATATAAATAAGGCAATAGAAAAGATTGCTGATAAAGTGATATATGCTTCTGGAAAAGACTTCACTCCTGAGCTCGTACATGATGCAGATGCACTAATCATCCGAACACGCACACAATGCAACAAACATTTGCTCGAGGGAAGCAAGGTTCGTTTCATCGCAACCGCAACCATTGGTTATGACCATATAGACACTGCTTATTGCCATGAGGCAGGTATCGAATGGAAAAATGCTCCCGGATGTAATGCTGCATCAGTAGCACAATATATAGAATCAGTGTTACTAATATTGCAAAAAGAAAGAAATATCAATCTCCGCTCTAGCACAATAGGTATTATAGGTGTGGGTAATGTAGGAAGCAAAATAGAAATGGTGGCACGTAAACTGGGGATGCGAATATTAAAAAACGATTTGCCTCGGGAGAAGAAAGAAGGAAAGGAAGGGTTTACTGATTTAGAAGTAATTGCAAAAGAATGTGATATCATTACCTTCCATACCCCGTTGCATCCTGAAGGTGAATACAAAACCTTCCACCTTGCCAACAAAATGTTCTTCCAATCCTTAAAGCGTAAACCAGTTATCATCAACACCTCCCGCGGAGAAGTTATTGAAACCCAGACATTACTAGATGCTTTGAATGAGGAAATGATAACTGAAGCCATTATTGATGTATGGGAAAAAGAGCCTCAAATCAACTTGGAGCTACTAAAGAAAGTTTTTATCGGTACTCCACACATCGCAGGATATTCTGCCGACGGAAAAGCTAATGCCACCCAAATGGCCTTGGAAGCTTTATGCGCACATTTCAACATTATTCCGAATTTCAAGATACTACCACCGGAGCCCGACAAAAAAATTATTCATACTTATAATAGAACAGAAGCATTGCTTCAAATATATAATCCCATAAGAGACAACAACGCTTTAAAAAAGAATCCCGAATTATTTGAGCAATTACGAGGCGACTATCCGTTAAGAAGAGAAGAAGAAGCCTATAACATCATTATAGAGTCCGATTCCAAGTAA